In the Mytilus galloprovincialis chromosome 10, xbMytGall1.hap1.1, whole genome shotgun sequence genome, one interval contains:
- the LOC143049445 gene encoding uncharacterized protein LOC143049445, with protein sequence MFYSIPYDFKIQWLLGNDSLNGDPQYTIDVNNMTVGLKQYNVDVTTDGFISNLTIHNFRRRPSDVYNCQISNQYGLIVEQIILGPASLELERRAYCDTSHSIELKCTLKLVGATPVPWIHSNAGETIRSLPGRHVNTSNILTIPFCNSQDTGDYTCRWKTDILGQTLMEKSTTLFVSGPPFVISHSTSVDDSDTVFSITFFSIPFPSDPKWYYNNEPVTLGTKFLQTTTYSIVQIRQHRVLVNEEGFVSNLTVHKAEYGLYKCVIRNSFEEVNQLFVIKQEQNKFSISTTEATTSVASTVNSVTVIISICSTVFGIALVVICFIIFIRRISSKKTDRYNSTMPTRNEDSTYDTISMSTRSNR encoded by the exons ATGTTTTATTCCATTCCATACGATTTCAAAATTCAATGGCTGCTAGGAAACGATAGTTTAAATGGAGATCCACAATACACCATAGACGTAAATAACATGACGGTTGGACTAAAGCAATACAACGTGGATGTAACGACTGATGGATTTATATCAAACTTAACGATTCATAATTTCAGGAGACGCCCGAGCGATGTTTACAATTGTCAAATTTCTAATCAATATGGATTAATTGTAGAACAAATTATTTTAGGACCAG cTAGTTTAGAATTGGAAAGACGGGCCTATTGTGACACTTCACATAGTATTGAATTAAAGTGTACTTTAAAATTGGTCGGCGCCACTCCAGTCCCTTGGATTCACTCAAACGCTGGAGAAACTATACGTTCGCTCCCAGGCAGACATGTTAATACCTCAAACATTCTGACTATTCCATTCTGCAATAGTCAGGATACCGGTGATTACACTTGTAGATGGAAAACAGATATTCTCGGCCAGACACTCATGGAAAAGTCTACAACATTGTTTGTAAGCG GACCACCTTTTGTCATATCACACTCCACTTCAGTAGACGATAGCGATACAGTATTTTCTATCACGTTTTTCTCTATACCATTTCCAAGTGATCCAAAGTGGTACTATAACAATGAACCAGTTACTTTAGGAACTAAATTTCTACAAACAACAACATATTCTATTGTACAAATCAGACAACATCGTGTTTTAGTAAACGAAGAAGGTTTCGTTAGCAACTTAACTGTACACAAAGCTGAGTATGGACTATATAAATGCGTGATTCGAAACAGTTTTGAAGAGGTGAACCAATTATTTGTTATTAAACAAG AACAGAATAAATTCTCAATCAGCACCACAGAAGCCACCACATCAGTAGCTTCTACAGTAAACAGTGTGACAGTGATAATTTCAATATGCTCAACAGTATTTGGGATAGCCTTAGTTGTTATATGCTTCATCATATTTATCAGGAGAATTTCATCGAAAAAGACAG ACAGATATAATTCTACAATGCCAACAAG AAATGAAGATAGCACTTATGACACAATAAGTATGTCTACTCGATCAAACAGATAA